The following are encoded in a window of Methanococcus voltae genomic DNA:
- a CDS encoding DUF4013 domain-containing protein has translation MSFADDYIVNPLKYSLSNIKALLIFTALGFIPLVLLLVIVLTTGISILSKYGSDMGSMTPETTFSLIMALGIGFIIWLVISILISLATNGYIVKLIKTSIAGEQVLPNWEKWGDLLSKGLILTIGSIIMSLIFLAIHTLVSMPFNYLEIPVIAGILTTIINIFQMLYIPLAVSNYSYTEEFTAFFKVKEICKMMSLKWLAILIVVSIISLIVLIPTFLLGMGFILSLVGGSFEMGAIVGIITVLVASLSYSIISFYAYRCYATYYKSVITDSFDTVIIEEEITEDFE, from the coding sequence TTGAGTTTTGCGGATGATTATATCGTAAATCCATTAAAATATTCATTAAGTAATATTAAAGCACTCTTAATATTTACTGCTTTAGGATTTATACCGTTAGTTTTATTGTTAGTTATTGTTTTAACAACTGGTATATCCATTCTTTCTAAGTATGGGTCAGATATGGGTAGTATGACACCTGAAACAACGTTTTCGTTAATTATGGCATTAGGTATTGGATTTATAATATGGTTAGTTATATCGATATTAATTTCATTAGCTACAAACGGTTATATTGTAAAATTGATAAAAACTTCTATAGCGGGGGAGCAGGTATTGCCAAACTGGGAAAAATGGGGTGATTTATTAAGTAAGGGTCTTATATTAACCATAGGCAGTATTATAATGAGTTTAATATTCTTAGCAATACATACACTAGTTTCAATGCCTTTTAATTACTTGGAAATACCCGTGATTGCAGGGATTTTAACCACAATAATAAATATATTCCAGATGTTGTATATACCATTGGCAGTTTCTAATTATTCATACACTGAAGAATTTACGGCTTTCTTTAAGGTTAAAGAAATATGCAAAATGATGAGTTTAAAATGGCTTGCTATACTTATTGTAGTATCCATAATATCCCTTATTGTATTGATACCTACCTTTTTATTGGGTATGGGCTTCATATTATCGTTAGTAGGCGGTAGTTTTGAAATGGGTGCGATAGTGGGAATTATTACGGTTTTGGTGGCTTCGTTATCCTACTCCATAATTTCATTCTATGCATACAGGTGTTATGCTACATACTATAAATCTGTAATAACTGATTCATTTGATACGGTAATTATTGAAGAAGAAATCACTGAAGATTTTGAATAA
- a CDS encoding DUF4013 domain-containing protein: MGFGDDYVINPLKYAISNIKALLIYTALGFIPLALLLIMVLTTGISILSKYGSDISSMTPDSVLSLITTLGIGFIIWLVITILVSLATNGYIVKLVKTSVEGEQILPNWENWSDLLLKGLILIIGSFLIALIFSAISAILSMPFDYLEIPMIAGILTAIVAIFQMLYTPLAVSNYSYTEEFMAFFRVKEIYNMMSLKWLAIIIVVAIVSIILMIPTFALVAGFILSLVGGNFEMGAVIGTIAAILAALSSSIISFYGYRCYATYYKSVAVGSFNRMVFEKSETGDMDESTKDFE, from the coding sequence ATGGGATTTGGAGACGATTATGTTATAAATCCTTTAAAATATGCTATAAGTAATATTAAAGCACTTTTAATATATACCGCTTTAGGATTTATACCATTGGCTTTATTGTTAATTATGGTGTTAACAACGGGTATATCCATTCTTTCTAAGTATGGGTCGGATATAAGTAGCATGACGCCTGATTCAGTACTTTCATTAATTACAACTTTGGGTATTGGATTTATAATATGGTTAGTTATAACGATATTGGTTTCATTAGCTACAAACGGTTATATTGTAAAATTGGTAAAAACGTCTGTAGAAGGGGAACAGATATTGCCAAACTGGGAAAATTGGAGTGATTTATTACTCAAAGGTCTTATATTGATTATAGGTAGTTTTTTAATAGCTCTTATATTCTCAGCAATAAGTGCAATACTTTCAATGCCTTTTGATTATTTAGAAATACCTATGATTGCAGGGATTTTAACTGCAATAGTGGCAATATTTCAGATGTTGTATACGCCATTGGCAGTTTCTAATTATTCATACACTGAAGAATTTATGGCTTTCTTTAGGGTTAAGGAAATATATAATATGATGAGTTTAAAATGGCTCGCCATAATTATCGTAGTGGCCATAGTATCAATTATATTAATGATACCTACCTTTGCATTAGTTGCAGGCTTCATATTATCGTTAGTAGGTGGTAATTTTGAAATGGGTGCTGTAATAGGTACTATAGCTGCAATATTGGCAGCACTATCTTCTTCAATAATATCATTTTATGGGTACAGGTGTTATGCTACATACTATAAATCTGTAGCAGTCGGTTCATTTAATAGAATGGTTTTTGAAAAGTCAGAAACCGGCGATATGGATGAATCTACTAAAGATTTTGAATAA
- a CDS encoding ATP-grasp domain-containing protein — protein sequence MFDEFSKYFEKDATNENNENNKNINLIEFIDTNNFINFKNEEEILKYDIIISRVERDFLIKGLYVLKYIENINEKNLKKGLKTVKLINSSKAVETCQNKYLTYIELNEFMPKSYLTFSKEFKYIEEVIIKNIEYPVVVKPVYGGYGNNVLMARDSKELNNLCDLISSENREIFLQEYIQYKHDLRVFVLGNEVIGCMERIPNDSWKANYSLGAEIKEFKISEEIKNCVLKASKQLGAEIVGVDVLITENSFKILEMNITPQFSGMIHFVDVPKKIVEYCVNMVQNSKNNSDNSDNIDNKDNKDNKN from the coding sequence ATATTTGATGAATTTAGTAAATATTTTGAAAAAGATGCTACAAATGAAAATAATGAAAATAATAAGAATATTAATCTTATAGAATTCATAGATACGAATAATTTTATTAATTTTAAAAATGAAGAAGAAATATTAAAGTACGATATAATAATATCAAGAGTTGAAAGGGATTTTTTAATTAAAGGATTGTATGTTTTGAAATACATTGAAAATATTAATGAAAAGAATTTAAAAAAAGGATTAAAAACTGTAAAACTTATTAATAGCTCTAAAGCAGTGGAAACTTGTCAAAATAAATATTTAACATATATAGAATTGAACGAATTCATGCCAAAATCATATTTAACGTTTTCAAAAGAATTTAAATATATTGAAGAAGTAATAATCAAAAATATTGAGTATCCTGTGGTTGTAAAACCTGTTTATGGAGGATATGGAAATAATGTATTAATGGCAAGAGATTCAAAAGAATTGAATAATTTATGCGATTTAATAAGTTCAGAAAATAGGGAAATATTTTTACAAGAATATATACAGTATAAACACGATTTAAGGGTTTTTGTACTTGGAAATGAAGTAATTGGCTGTATGGAACGAATTCCAAACGACAGCTGGAAAGCTAATTATTCACTTGGTGCAGAAATTAAAGAATTTAAAATCAGTGAAGAAATTAAAAATTGTGTATTAAAAGCAAGCAAACAATTGGGCGCTGAAATCGTAGGTGTGGACGTTTTAATAACTGAAAATAGCTTCAAAATTTTAGAAATGAATATTACACCACAATTTAGTGGAATGATACACTTTGTAGATGTCCCTAAAAAAATAGTTGAATATTGTGTAAATATGGTGCAAAATAGTAAAAATAATAGCGATAATAGCGATAATATCGATAATAAAGATAATAAAGATAATAAAAATTAA
- a CDS encoding cobalamin biosynthesis protein, giving the protein MIKIVYITKKGELIGEKIKKVFNYYKYDCSLESSKEFKPLGTEKGFIFIMATGITLRKYILGELNEFIKDKTQDPFVIAVDEMGNNIIPLLSSHLGQGMYFSELLGTELQINVSKTTASDVNNKLGIDVLSEKYFLETPCKKDILKINKAVLEYKPKLSIPLSWKNSETDKLKDSYELTYHNLDEECSNVENWVFEDNIILKAKPVCFGVGARKGIAPYKVYWAIKKACYLRNIPIWRINSFSTVEVKKNEKGILKTVSKFKKPLNIYSVDELNYIYNTYSDLFDLEHSEFVYKTIGTYGVSEPCAILDVINHLDLNDAEKDLIHLIDLILPKLRNNGTTVSICSKI; this is encoded by the coding sequence ATGATAAAAATTGTATATATCACCAAAAAAGGCGAATTAATTGGCGAAAAAATAAAAAAGGTATTTAACTATTATAAATATGACTGTTCTCTCGAATCTTCAAAAGAATTTAAACCTTTGGGGACTGAAAAAGGATTTATATTCATAATGGCAACAGGTATAACCTTAAGAAAATACATACTCGGAGAATTAAACGAATTTATAAAAGATAAGACTCAGGACCCTTTTGTTATTGCAGTTGATGAAATGGGGAATAACATAATTCCTTTGTTATCCAGCCATTTGGGTCAAGGTATGTATTTTTCAGAACTATTGGGAACTGAATTACAAATTAATGTCTCAAAAACCACCGCTTCAGACGTAAATAATAAACTTGGCATAGACGTACTTTCTGAAAAATATTTTTTAGAAACCCCGTGTAAAAAAGACATATTAAAAATAAATAAGGCAGTTTTGGAGTATAAACCAAAATTAAGCATACCCTTATCTTGGAAAAATTCTGAAACGGATAAATTAAAAGATAGTTATGAATTAACATATCATAACTTAGATGAAGAATGTTCAAACGTTGAAAACTGGGTATTTGAAGATAATATAATTTTAAAAGCCAAACCAGTATGTTTTGGCGTTGGTGCAAGAAAAGGTATTGCACCCTACAAAGTATATTGGGCGATTAAAAAAGCTTGTTATCTTAGAAATATCCCAATATGGCGGATTAACAGCTTTTCAACCGTTGAAGTGAAGAAAAATGAAAAAGGGATTTTAAAAACAGTATCTAAATTCAAAAAACCTCTAAATATATACTCCGTAGATGAATTAAACTATATATATAATACATATTCAGACTTATTCGATTTAGAACATTCAGAATTTGTATATAAAACCATTGGTACATATGGTGTTTCAGAACCTTGCGCAATTTTAGACGTGATAAATCATTTAGATTTAAATGATGCTGAAAAAGATTTAATTCATTTGATTGATTTAATATTACCTAAATTAAGAAATAACGGTACTACAGTATCCATTTGTTCAAAAATTTAA
- a CDS encoding stage II sporulation protein M, which yields MSKNVYAVLETFYAFKRQKYIIYTTTAIFLISFLLSFYMIKYNLMGLEEFGTTIFQSLAPQFEQFNNMGFIDLTIAIIINNLFVIFLNLILTIFSLIILIFNAFLLAYVASISDLPTFLLLVIPHGIFEIPGFILSSSAGIIAFMGLIKWIKDSKFHKIYLQDALRIFVVSVILILIAGVIEGTLTFSIAKSLI from the coding sequence ATGAGCAAAAATGTTTATGCGGTTTTGGAAACATTTTACGCATTTAAAAGACAAAAATATATAATATACACAACAACGGCAATATTCTTAATTTCTTTCTTATTGTCCTTCTATATGATTAAGTATAATTTAATGGGTCTTGAAGAGTTTGGAACTACGATATTTCAGAGTTTAGCACCCCAATTTGAACAATTTAATAATATGGGATTTATTGATTTAACTATTGCAATAATTATAAACAACTTGTTTGTAATATTCTTAAATTTAATATTAACCATATTTTCACTGATAATTTTGATATTTAACGCTTTTTTATTGGCATATGTAGCCTCAATTAGCGATTTACCAACCTTTTTATTGTTAGTGATACCTCATGGCATATTTGAAATACCAGGATTTATATTATCGAGTAGTGCAGGTATTATAGCATTTATGGGACTAATCAAATGGATAAAAGATTCAAAATTTCATAAAATTTATTTACAAGATGCTTTGAGGATATTTGTAGTTTCAGTGATTTTAATTCTTATTGCTGGCGTAATAGAAGGTACATTGACGTTTTCTATTGCAAAATCGCTTATATAA
- a CDS encoding phosphatidylglycerophosphatase A: MDNGNRINSIDNEYIMKKLSKYGVNSKLLLDSGMKMCICTEEEQDAIKNGFYNILNTSVKNPNVYTLLICAILMDEEGKAGNMPFDYESDPTYIYSDEVIGMSIANEIAGTKGTFNFKWYDAKKPGIIGKLDKEGYMYLDDAVAGLVAGCMSKLFENINCK; the protein is encoded by the coding sequence ATGGATAATGGTAATCGTATAAATTCAATAGATAACGAATATATTATGAAAAAATTGTCAAAATATGGCGTAAATTCAAAATTATTATTGGATTCGGGAATGAAAATGTGCATATGTACAGAAGAAGAGCAGGATGCTATAAAAAACGGATTTTATAACATATTAAATACTTCCGTAAAAAATCCGAATGTTTACACTTTATTAATCTGTGCAATACTGATGGATGAGGAAGGAAAAGCTGGAAATATGCCTTTTGATTATGAAAGCGACCCTACATACATATACTCTGACGAAGTAATAGGAATGAGCATTGCAAATGAAATAGCCGGTACTAAAGGAACTTTTAATTTTAAATGGTATGATGCTAAAAAACCCGGTATAATTGGTAAATTGGACAAAGAAGGATATATGTATTTAGATGATGCCGTAGCAGGGTTAGTTGCAGGGTGTATGTCTAAATTATTTGAAAATATCAACTGTAAATAA